The Xiphophorus maculatus strain JP 163 A chromosome 21, X_maculatus-5.0-male, whole genome shotgun sequence genome window below encodes:
- the myc gene encoding myc proto-oncogene protein → MPLNSVLANKNYDYDYDSLQPFFYYDNEEEDFYPEQPQPPAPSEDIWKKFELLPTPPLSPSRRPSLSSLFPSTADQLEMVTEFLGDDVVNQSIICDADYSQTFLKSIIIQDCMWSGFSAAAKLKKVVSERLASLQAARKDAAAAAASVDPAAGAAWRLNSSYLQDLNTSASECIDPSVVFPYPVAETPKQTAGTVRSKDLGLDTPPNSGSSSSCSDSEEEDDDEDEEDQEEEEEEEDEEIDVVTVEKRHAVKRCDPSPLESRHTSPLVLKRCHVSTHQHNYAAHPSLRHEQPAVKRLKLESSSSITAAAAGGGGGGVSGGSSSRVLKQISSNRKCSSPRTSDTEDYDKRRTHNVLERQRRNELKLSFFALRDEIPEVANNEKAAKVVILKKATECIYSMQSDEQRLVSLKEQLRRKSELLKQRLAQLQGSRV, encoded by the exons ATGCCGCTGAATTCAGTTTTGGCGAATAAGAATTACGATTACGACTACGACTCCCTGCAGCCCTTTTTCTACTATGACAACGAGGAGGAGGACTTCTACCCGGAGCAGCCGCAACCTCCGGCGCCGAGCGAAGACATCTGGAAGAAATTCGAGCTCCTCCCGACCCCTCCCCTCTCCCCGAGCCGCCGGCCGTCCCTGTCCAGTCTCTTCCCCTCCACCGCCGACCAGCTGGAGATGGTCACCGAGTTCCTCGGCGACGACGTGGTCAACCAGAGCATCATCTGCGACGCAGACTACTCGCAGACCTTCCTCAAGTCCATCATCATCCAGGACTGCATGTGGAGCGGCTTCTCGGCGGCGGCCAAGCTGAAGAAGGTGGTATCGGAGCGACTGGCCTCGCTGCAAGCAGCGCGAAAAGACGCCGCTGCTGCAGCCGCTTCGGTGGATCCGGCTGCGGGTGCTGCGTGGAGGCTGAACAGCAGCTACCTGCAGGATCTCAACACATCCGCGTCGGAGTGCATTGATCCGTCTGTGGTTTTTCCCTACCCGGTGGCGGAGACGCCCAAGCAGACTGCAGGGACAGTGCGCAGCAAGGATCTGGGGCTGGACACACCGCCCAACAGCGGGAGCAGCAGCAGTTGTAGTGACTCAG aagaagaagatgatgatgaggatgaagaagatcaggaggaggaggaggaagaagaagatgaggaaATCGACGTGGTCACCGTAGAGAAAAGGCACGCGGTGAAACGGTGCGACCCCAGCCCGCTGGAGAGCCGGCACACAAGCCCACTGGTGCTGAAGAGATGCCACGTCTCCACTCACCAGCATAATTATGCCGCCCATCCATCCTTGAGGCACGAGCAGCCGGCTGTCAAGAGGCTGAAgctggagagcagcagcagcatcaccgcagcagcagcaggaggaggaggagggggagtgAGCGGAGGGAGCTCCAGCAGGGTCCTCAAACAGATCAGCAGCAACCGCAAGTGTTCGAGTCCGCGAACGTCTGACACCGAGGACTACGACAAGAGAAGGACTCACAACGTGCTGGAGCGCCAGAGGAGGAACGAGCTCAAGCTGAGCTTCTTCGCCCTGCGAGACGAGATCCCAGAGGTGGCCAACAACGAGAAGGCGGCCAAGGTGGTGATCCTGAAGAAGGCGACAGAGTGCATCTACAGCATGCAGTCAGACGAACAGAGACTCGTGTCACTCAAGGAGCAGCTGAGGAGGAAAAGTGAACTTTTAAAGCAGAGACTTGCACAGCTACAGGGTTCTCGTGTTTAA